One Acidobacteriaceae bacterium genomic region harbors:
- a CDS encoding cytochrome c yields MLKRLFCYGTVSVLLMGSSTCLAQSAAEIYVAKCQMCHGADGSADTPAGKALKARPVKSPDFLKESDADLIAIIKNGKNKMPAFAGKLTDSQIAEVVAYVHTLQKK; encoded by the coding sequence ATGCTGAAACGTCTCTTCTGTTACGGAACCGTCAGCGTCCTATTGATGGGGAGTTCGACGTGTCTCGCTCAAAGCGCCGCTGAAATCTACGTCGCAAAGTGTCAGATGTGCCATGGCGCCGATGGAAGCGCCGACACGCCCGCCGGTAAGGCATTGAAGGCGCGGCCCGTCAAGTCACCTGACTTCCTGAAGGAGTCAGATGCCGACCTTATCGCCATCATCAAGAACGGCAAGAACAAGATGCCCGCATTTGCGGGCAAGCTTACAGACTCGCAAATTGCCGAAGTCGTCGCCTATGTCCATACGCTGCAGAAGAAGTGA
- a CDS encoding ubiquinol-cytochrome c reductase iron-sulfur subunit, which produces MGATSETVNEPKAEPFGRRSFLLALCGISGATVGVLLAIPVLRFVTFPLRKNASDAGWSDLGPAGDFAALTAPTAKTITLERRDAWQSTTTQTAVYVLPPANGQFRILSPICPHLGCSVRWVDAENKFICPCHSGSFTANGDRIAGPPPRSMDSLESKVENGILKVRYQYFRQLVPTKEVMA; this is translated from the coding sequence ATGGGCGCAACATCCGAAACGGTTAATGAACCCAAGGCAGAACCCTTTGGGCGGCGTTCATTCTTACTAGCTTTATGCGGGATAAGCGGCGCGACTGTAGGTGTCTTACTAGCGATTCCCGTCCTGCGCTTCGTGACATTTCCATTGCGCAAAAACGCGTCGGACGCTGGTTGGTCAGATCTGGGACCAGCGGGAGATTTTGCTGCCCTCACCGCACCAACGGCAAAAACAATTACGCTGGAGCGCCGCGATGCATGGCAGAGTACTACAACGCAGACTGCCGTGTACGTTCTGCCTCCAGCGAATGGGCAATTTCGGATACTCTCGCCCATTTGCCCGCACCTGGGATGCTCGGTCCGGTGGGTTGATGCGGAGAACAAGTTCATCTGCCCGTGTCATTCAGGATCATTCACCGCGAACGGTGACCGCATTGCAGGCCCGCCTCCTCGCTCCATGGACTCACTTGAATCCAAAGTTGAGAACGGAATCCTGAAGGTTCGTTACCAATATTTCCGCCAGCTTGTTCCCACTAAAGAAGTGATGGCCTGA